Below is a window of Humulus lupulus chromosome 9, drHumLupu1.1, whole genome shotgun sequence DNA.
ATACTTGCCCCATAAACCGCAGATTTCCTACCATTCGCTTTGAGCCCTGATGagtttattattaataattttattattttttcttattaCGTTTTCAATTGatgaaataataatattttaaaaaatatatatgtttgtaattaatTGAAATCATtcaagtatttttattattaaattatgattttttgaaaaataatattgaaattaattttatttaataaattagacATTTTATATAATTACCGTAAGAATATTTTGATAACATAgaagataaaattaattaaaattatattcaAAGTATGTTTTGCACTAGTTTATCAATTGCAGCATATTATTAGTATTTATGAAACAAAATGGGTGTAAGTTGGAATTGAAGCAAACATAAAGATTCTTTAAtctatataattattattattactactattattattattatataatattattattattattattattattattattattataccaaTAATATTTGTATTGAAACATTGTtggaataaaaaaacaaaaataacttcaaTTGTGACCAAGAACAAACGTACGTATAtatacaaaaagaaaaacaacaaaacaaataattaaagaaaacacCAAAGTGTGaggtaattgaaaaaaaaatgtattttattaCAGCAACCATcacacactacaacaaaattgatGATTTGTGGCATTTTTAAATGTTACTATTTCTCTTTTTTGTGACACTTATTGTATTAGTGACATTTGCCACAAATGTAAGCTATTCTAATGTAACTAAAAACTTCAAATGTTACTATATTTTGTATTAGTGACACTTTCAAATgtcataaaatatttaattttaattaaaaataaataaaattagtgTCATTTACAAAATGCcactaaatctaatattttgTGTCATTTTTACAATGTCactattgatatatatataacattttttaAATGCTACTTAAACTAAATATTCACAAATTGGTGACATTTTTATCAAATGTAGTCACTAAAACATATAAATAGTGGCATTTTTTTAAAGTGCCACTAATTAAAATGTCATTTATTCTCGTTACagtgacttttttttttatcaaatgcCACTAAACTACTGTGACATTTTTTGACAAATGCCACTAAATTAAACACCATATATTagtctttcaaaaaaaaaaacaccatatattagttaaaaaaaaattctttaaaatACAAAGGCACTGCATTATattctgtatttttttaaaaaaaattacaatttgcTACAATAATCTCTCAACGTTACATAATACTATTAATCactttgaatttaattaattaatttcttactcctcttttctctctctttctcacacTCGCTTGCATATGGAATGAATAAAAAAGatttaagaataatatttgaacaaaataaattaaaaaaataggtgTACTTACAATGACTCACTTATCCTATCCTTTTAAAAAAAACACATCACTAACCCACCTTTTTACTATTATTCTACATACTAATGATTCAATTAATAATGTTTATAGTTATGAATAGTGATCTATGTAAACATTGTAGCAAAATGTAGTTTTTTCTTGAATATATGGTTTCATTTTAACTAATCAAGTGatgaatcatatatatatatatatatgtatgtaggAAGTTGAGTCATTTGCAGGTCaagccattgaaattgaaaatcaatCTCAACAAAAACCAAGAGATGTGTTTACAGATAGACACGAGACTATGATGAGCAATGGAGAACGGTGGATGAAAGAGACATCACAGTCTTGTACAATTGTGGGTGCACTTATCGTTACAATTATGTTTACAGCTGCATTTACAGTTCCAGGAGGAAACAATCAAGACTCAGGCTATCCAATATTTTCGAAGAAAATCTTGTTCAAGATATTTATATTCTCTGATGCAATTTCCCTTTTCTCCTCGACAACTTCAGTGCTAACATTTCTTGGAATTCTTACCTCTCGCTACACAGAAGATGACTTTTTATCATCCTTACCTACAAAAATGATCATAGGGTTATGTACCCTTATTTTGTCTCTTTTAACCATGATGATCGCCTTTTGTGCTGCCCTTTCCATCATGTTTCGAGCAAAACTATGGATTGTCATACCAGTTGCTTCCTTTGCTTCTATTCCGGTTGTATTGTTCTTATGGATACAATCTCGTCCTTTGCGTCAAATGATTATGTCTACCTTTGGACCAAGTATCTTTGATAGGAAGGTCAAGCCTTGGTTGTACGACATTCTCAAATGAACATTATTATATGTTTGGTTTGGTTGGATTATGTGTTAATTATTTGTTGAGAGTACTGTTGGTCGACTCAGTACTCATTTGGCTtttatgtaataataatatttacttttaccCACTTGTAGTGTGGTATGGATTatgttaatttaaataataaagagaTGTGTGTGACAAAATGAGTTTGAcatattttgtaacatattttgggAGTACAAATAAGTGGGACAAATGTGTTTGCCCGAATTCGTAACATACTATTTTGGGAGTAACACATCTTACAAATCAGTAACcattttgtaacttccaaaatatcacattttaatgtgtaaaataagagttactcaTTTCTAAATTGAATTTCATGAGCTATTAAGTTGAATAGCTGTTGGAGAAGTGATTTTAACTGTCAtaggtgtatggaagttacaaaattaaAAGGTAATAAATTGTGACATTTTTTGTAGCTAAATGCAAAATTGGGTGGTTGCAAAGTGCCTCGGGCCACAGCCTAGAATGTCCCAAGCTGCGGCCTAAGAGACAAAGCCTCCAGGCCACAACCTAGAATGATTTAGGTCGCGGCCTGGGAGGCTGACAATTAAATCTTATTTTGCATTTTTAACAATTTGAACGTATGGGATATTTCTAGTAGCTCCCAAATCTTCCATTTAATTTCATAAATACCCAATTTAATATTGGTAACAACCAAGAGGGTTGGTGGAGTTGAAATTCAAAATGTGTCTCAAAACTCTGTAAATAAAAGTCTAGTACTCACTTGTAGGATACAACATTtatatccactagagcacttggctagaaattcacCAAAATACTTGATAATTTCGGAGAGCTATTTCCATTTGAGAGTTCTCTTCGAGCTTAGAAAAAtaggaggaaataagctttttgacaaaggtcttgaaccttgttcaagttggtgatccccactactctacacttaagGTAAGAATTATATCTTatgtcacgacccgagccctaggccgtggcagatttgtaatatccataactcgGGTGGTCAAaagtcaaactttgacccttgttgtaaaatagtctttataaattatcatttagtttatattaaatagtactataattaaaaattacaataatggaataactcctataattatatatacaaatattagtgataaaaacATGTtcatttatcattatatataaaataaaaaaaaaaatcccacagttatgtagtcaccaaacagttaaatttaataagtcataaacacccaaaataatacttagcaccCACCATTCCTCATTCCTAACTATTACATAGTTAATTCAGATATACCGATCATTAGGTTCCAAATCAAATACAGTGGCACTAAATAAAAATAGGCTAAACACCTTAGCTCCACTAATAATTCACCTTCCACAATTGTATCACTGGgttcctggaatgggagagatatagggggtgagcttataaagctcagtaggaaagcaactaatatcatggacccaaaagtttaataaaactccttcatggttagctttgaaaacaaaacatatatcattatGTATAAACCAAAGTAGAGAGAAACCACAtttaatcataagagcatagctacaagtgtacaacacaccgtccactagatccctagctcccgttacccaccatagaaaaaccgacatcctaaaccgggtagtcgaacctgataaccaccacaaggggaggctcagaacacttcatgtatacagatgctaggtctttgcACCTATAGGTgatggacacctgatctacctatgatgacacagagattaggtcgtgaaacaacaacatgcacaaatcatgatcactatggctctcatcgttATAACCAAATGcaagtaaacatgaaaagaaagaaacatattccctttatattttagaaaattgggcagcataacagctgcatttgaataaaacccaaaaaaatcATAACctacataaataagtgaacaaaaatatatttggcactcagtgccctcagaacagaacaaaaaacatgcagattaagttttcaatttttcaaacattttataaatatcaaaataaaaatatgtttaatgcaattcaatacgagtaaaataagtccaatagtcaagttgagtccctacctccttagaatttttAATATGAGCCCAAAgcgacgctcctaagcttaacgatgatcctagAGTGATTTAGTCTAATTTTAATGTCACGTTTTTCCTACGTACACCAAATcagcaaacgattatcatcatttcattcctcattcaaaatcgtgtccaacaacatataatatgaccatatttaaaatttcaagtttcgaaacctcacccaagcggtgcatAGTAGCGGTTGGTGGTGGTAGTGAGCGATGTACCGGAAACGTCaacgaatatatgcatggcatatatcagAACAATCCcctcgatgagtacatcacggAAGTACGGCTCCTTTGCCCAAATGACCTCTGATGTTGCCAaaaaatgcttccaaaggggcaGAGAGACCCAAAATCTTGCTGGAGAAAAATGGCGAGTTGACCAAAATGACTTAGTGGGCGACATTCCTCTCACGACGTTGATTCCAACAGTGTCACCCACTCGCCGAACAATGGTCAGAGTTCGCCGGAAAGTCACCTCAAAGTTTCGACGACAAAACTTCGGAGTGGTCGTATGAGCACGTCCTTGCTCCGATGGTCACCAAACTTTGGGGTTGCTGTCGTCGCCGGTCGGGGAAGCTGAAGCACCGGTGCATGTCAGAAATGGTGGCCGGCAGTGGTTGGGTCTAGTGCCCTTGTCGTGGCTTGTTGGGAGGAAagcaaggaaagaaaagaaaaaaaaaagaagaaggagaagaatcggggagggagaagaaaaagaagaaaaaaactgaatatataattttttttttaataagtgggtcccaccacatataatttaataatattttattccCTTCTCTTTTTGACTTTTCAACCTGAAAGGTCTCAGGTTTTACATTCCTCCCTCCTTAAAGACATTTCGTCCCAAAATTTTCAAAGTACAACCttgtatgccctaaatatccacgcaCTGTGGCGAGATAGAGAAGGGtctaattcgatctgccacgtgtcaatcgtccacccggagctgtttgttACGGGCCTCCATTTGTCCAGCCCGAGCTGGTTAGAGAGGTAACTACTACTCGGAGGCATCGTGTCagcagtatgagtgtcacgagctagAGCCACATTAAGCCCGTGATGCGGCAGAGGTCTGACAcctgaatccttgtaaagtcaaccacgcaatataaacgtgcatacatcagacatcacgtgtctattctattcctgaattctcataaacgcagtataaacgtgcatattcagacatcccacgcctgatttgggcaatgcgacccattatccctccttacctattgattagaccacacttcactgccaggtttaggaattaatcaataATGTCACACaaatgacgtgaaggataaaaagatcacgggatgaccccattgccaaccaagatatcttcttcctataaataccaagaccctgggtagtgcagggGGTTGGGAGATTTTTGTAACAAGGCACTTTGTAagaaaatagtcaagagatatcaataatatcgactggtggactagagagattttaaccttcgaaccacctaaaaaagaaaGGGAATGGCCATCTTTCTACTGCTATTAGTTTCCAAAAGTCTAAATTACAAttcttttcatattacggtttactaatttgcactaatccatcctacttattcgtataattacatgttggcgaaaaattgcgtcaacagtttggtgctttcattgagaggttttagattggtgctatcacaaaaacCTGATCGTGGTGGTTACTCGGTCGAGGCATGGTAACaaggcggatcaacatgatgggcaggaggcccacccctgccgccatatccgatgaaccaAACCCCAAGGtccagcagcgatcgggaaagcaTTCGATGGGCCAGGACGACACCAGGAGTTCGGTGCCCCAAACGACAAATCCGAACCCGAGTTACCtgacggcgatagagatggagaacatgcaattgagaggtcagctatccagagcaagtaagcagatcgaagaagtcttggcccagctaccccctcttgcaaccgacattaacgtcggaaagaggcaaagtgggactcgCAAGTCCTGCAGGGATAATCGGCCCAGACCCACTCAATCAGTCAGAACCTCGACCCCGAGTTCTGCACCCATGTCATCCCAtaaccaggaaactatgtttgaggagtttcctagggccaatcagcaattcagccgatcagtcagaacctcaatTCCTAGCTCGACTCCACCGTCGAACGCGCCCAGAAGGGCTCGGggcagctcgcggaggagatccggggaaggctcGCCCAGACAACCTGCTCTGGCCAGCCCCCCTGTGTTGCGGTCAGACCGCCGGGCGCAGGATGCTGGAGACGGTAGAGTAGAGCGGCCGCGAGCTAATTTGATCCGCCCGAATGGGACTAGGATCGCTTCGCttgttaggcatcccccgtcgccgataagatacccatctcatccccgtccagttcgagacattctGACACACGGGAacagcagaagaaatcctcctcccatCGATCCTTCCCATCGCCCCCAAGCATGCGGGGAGGTCCCGAATCCTCACCCCCAGCagcgggctccaagcttttccaacgggagctactggacctgCGTAATCACTTAAGTTCGGCATAAAGCCCTCGAGCCACCTCAAGGGccaaccttcgagatcgcctcaactcgcaga
It encodes the following:
- the LOC133801157 gene encoding ankyrin repeat-containing protein ITN1-like, encoding MSKEIKRMSEIEIIDARVRDAIKKAASNGIVDFITIIARANPGLIWTHDVATTVFKNAITCREAKVFSLIYGLGDKEALANFVDKETRTTMLHMVGEVPSTQVINLIPGSALQMQRELQWFKEVESFAGQAIEIENQSQQKPRDVFTDRHETMMSNGERWMKETSQSCTIVGALIVTIMFTAAFTVPGGNNQDSGYPIFSKKILFKIFIFSDAISLFSSTTSVLTFLGILTSRYTEDDFLSSLPTKMIIGLCTLILSLLTMMIAFCAALSIMFRAKLWIVIPVASFASIPVVLFLWIQSRPLRQMIMSTFGPSIFDRKVKPWLYDILK